One window from the genome of Choloepus didactylus isolate mChoDid1 chromosome 2, mChoDid1.pri, whole genome shotgun sequence encodes:
- the TTC39A gene encoding tetratricopeptide repeat protein 39A isoform X4: MMYIWNGYAVIGKQPELTDGILEIITKAEEMLERGPENEYSADDDCLVKLLKGLCLKYLGRVQEAEENFRSISANEKKIKYDHYLIPNALLELALLFLEQGRNEEAVKLLETAKQNYKNYSMESRTHFRIQAAMLQAKSSLENGNRSMVSSVSL, translated from the exons ATGATGTATATCTGGAACGGTTACGCTGTGATTGGGAAACAGCCGGAACTCACAGACGGGATACTTGAGATTATCACCAAGGCGGAAGAGATGCTGGAAAGGGGCCCAG AGAACGAGTACTCAGCGGATGACGATTGCTTGGTGAAATTACTGAAAGGCCTGTGTCTGAAATACCTGGGCCGTGTCCAGGAGGCCGAGGAGAATTTCAGGAGCATCTCTGCCAA TGAAAAGAAGATTAAATATGACCACTACTTGATCCCAAATGCCCTGCTGGAGTTGGCCCTGCTGTTTTTGGAGCAAGGCAGAAATGAAGAGGCTGTTAAACTCTTGGAAACTGCCAA GCAAAACTACAAGAATTACTCCATGGAATCAAGGACACATTTTCGAATCCAGGCAGCCATGCTTCAAGCCAAGTCTTCCCTAGAGAATGGCAACAGATCCATGGTTTCATCAGTGTCCTTGTAG